In the Enterobacter cloacae subsp. cloacae ATCC 13047 genome, TGATTGAAGACTCCGTCGGTCGTGTGGAAGTGGGCTCAACGCTGGTGGAAAGCGCCGGTGAAACGATGGGTGAAATCGTTAATGCGGTGACCCGCGTGACCGATATCATGGGCGAAATCGCCTCTGCCTCTGATGAGCAGAGCCGCGGTATCGATCAGGTTGGTCTGGCGGTGGCGGAGATGGATCGCGTGACTCAGCAGAACGCCTCGCTGGTGGAAGAGTCTGCTGCTGCCGCTGCGGCGCTGGAAGAGCAGGCGAGCCGCCTGACGCAGGCCGTCGCGGTGTTCCGTATTCAGCAGGAGCAGATGAAAGCACGTGAGTTTGCCGCTGCCAAAAGCGTTGCTGCACCGGTGGTGATGCGTAAACCGGCGACCGCGGATGCGGGCGATAACTGGGAAACCTTCTAACGCCGTGCGTGGTGCCGGGTGGCGGCTACGCCTTACCCGGCCTACGCAATGACGGTGCGCCACCGGGCGATATTACAGAGGCAGGCGCATGGCACAGCGAGCGTCATACGCTAAACCGTGCGCCATCTCTTCTTCGCGTTTTTCACGCAGTTCAGGCGTCAGCGTCGTTATCATTTCAAACCCCAGCCGCGCATAGAACGGCGCATTCCACGGCACGTCCCGGAAGGTTGTCAGCGTCAGCGATGCCAGCCCCCTTTTGCGGGCCTGGTCAGCGACACAGGCGATGAGCCGTCGGCCGATCCCTTTTCCCTGCCAGTCCAGATGCACCGAAAGCTCCACGATGAACAGCGACGAAACGTGCAATTCTGCGAGGATAAAACCGACCGGCTGGTCGTTGGCCAGCGCCAGCCAGCTCAGTCCGCGTTCGGCGTAGTCGAGATGCTGCTCAGCGGAAATGACATCGCCCTCTGCAAGCCAGGCGAGTTCCGGGTAATCCCGGAAACGCTCGCCCGCCGCGCGTTCTATGGCGGGCAGGGCGGTGACGTCACCGGGGCGTGTTGGGCGAACGGTGATGTTAAGGCCGACACGCATTAGCCTGCGTTACCCACGATTTTAATTTCGACCATGCCAATCCCGAGCTCGCGCGGTGAGTGGCCGAGAATATTGCCTTCATTGGTGGATTGCGGCTCTGGCGGCACAATCACCAGGGTATTACTCCGTGAAGGATTATCGAAATGCAGCGTGGTGGTGGTGACTTCGTTGCCAAGGGTCAGCGTTTGCTCGCTGTCGCCCACCCGTACCGGAACAGGGCGGTTAGCATTAGCGCCATACGCTTTGGCGGTGATCACCAGGTCGAATTTCTGCGGCAAGGGGTGGGCATACTCAATTTTTACTTCATTGCCCAGCTGTGCGTTGGACCAGCGACCCCAGGACTCCGGACGAGAGATACCGCTGAACTGTTTAACTTCTTCCGGCGCACCGGCGACGTTGAAGATGAAGCTGTCCGCTTTATAGCGAATATCGTTGTCGACGATTTTCAGCATATCAATGTTGCGCTGATAGCGGGCGGTATCGATAACCGTATCCCTGAAGGCGGTTTTGCCCTTCCATACTGGCTTATCCACGTGCTGCACGGTTTGCTCCCCGCCAAGCTGCCCCTGAGAGACGCACCAGTCCGTCGACAGCGCCAGCGGCGGCGACCAGAGCTGGCCCATTTTGTAGCACTTATCGACCCAGACAAAGTTATCTCGCGGGGCAAACTCCGCCAGCTGGAAGCGCAGCGGCGCCGAGTATTCGCTTTCGGGCAGCGGCTCAACGCGGTTATCCGACACGCGCAGCAGCAGCGGCAGCCGGAAGTGGCTGCCTGAGAAGGCGATCGTTTTTTTATCCTGATCGATAGTGAAGTCTTTCATCTCTTTCGGGAAGTTCCACAGACGAATGATATCCGGCTTCCAGGCGAGGATTTTTTCCTTCATGTTGAGGAACACTTCGGACAGCGATTGTCCCGACAGCGTGCTGCGGCCCAGGCCAATAAAGTTGTCACCGCCAAGAATATCCAGCACCGTGGCGCCGTTATCCATCGAATTACGCTTGGTGGCGATTACCTCCTGCTGCGGTGTGTCGCCGCGCAGAACGAAGAACAGGTTGCTGCGATCCTGTTTGTTCAGCTGATCCCACGCGCTGTTTTTCATCGCCAGATGGTCTGAAGAGACCACGATCACCGTGTTTTTGAACCAGGGTGAGGTTTTGATTTTCTGAACAAGGGCGGCGATATGCTCCTGGCTACAGGTGACGGCGCTGAAGGATTTATTATCTTTGCCGTCAATGTCGTAGCGTTTGCGCTTGCAGGTGCGCGAGACAAAACCGTCAGGATGGTGAGTATCTACCGTCAGGGCAAAGAGGGAGAAGCGTTTCCCGGCGCGGGACAGTTCTTCGAATTTTTTCCAGGTCTCCTCCAGTACGGTATCGTCGTAGAAGCCCCAGTCGTTGCGGTAAGTGGGATCGGCGACGGTCGTTTTTAACTCTTCTGAGCCGTACAGATGATCAAACCCGTGTGATTTCAGGAACACATCTTTCCCGGCAAAGCGCAGGTTGGCCCCCTGGACAAAATAGTTCTCGTAACCGGAGTTTTTCAGGATGTCGCCCAGGCAGATATTCTGCGGGAAGAAGCTCGACATTGAAGCTGAGGCGTTGCCTTCAAAGGGGGCAAACAGAGGAATGCCGCACTGGGAGGCGACCATTCCGGCAATGGTGTAGTCGGTGCCGGGCAGCTGCATGGTGTGACTGAAGTCGAGGCCTTCGTTTTTCAGCGCGCCCAGATCCGGCGTCAGGTTCGGGAAGGCGTCGTTATCGAAATAGGTCCTCTCCAGACTCTCGCCGTAGATGTACACCAGATTAAGCTTCGGGTTGGCTATCGTTTTCGATGGCTCTTTATAGTACGCCACGAAATCCGGGTCACCGTCGCGCGACTGGGATTTCACCAGCTCGGTGATCTGATGAAATGCCGGGCTGGCATCCACGGAGGCCAGCGCAAGGAAAAGCGCCAGCAGGCTGTAGCCATGGTGGTGCGGAAGATGACGGCGGCGGCGCAGCACCCAGGCGAGCGCGCCAAAAATGGTCACCAGCGCCAGCACCAGGCCCAGACCGGGGAGGATATATTTACCCACGCCCGCGCCCGTCAGGCTATTGGTCAGGGTGTAGAGCACCGCATCGTTTATCCCGTCTCCGGTAAAGTAATCGCTGGCGTAGAGCGTAATGTTTAAAACAATAAAAATGCCGAGCACCACCAGCGTGGCGATAAACCACCAGGTGTTACGGCCAGCTTTCCAGGCGTAAACGCCGATGGAGGCCAGAAAAAGGGCAAGGGACATTAACTCTGACAACAGCATATCCTCATGACGCCAGGTGCTTCGCTGGCTAATTGATTATTTTTTGGGTAATACAATGTAATGGCGATGTCGCTAAGCTGCAATTTTAGTGTCACGAAAGTGTGCCGTTGTTAGGAATTGGTTTAGAAAATCGTTTTTTTGAAGGCGGTCGCATCCTGCTGTACGGATGCTGAGACGAGGGCAGAAGGGGAAAATGCCGGTTTCACGCCGCGTTGCAAGACTAACGTATTAAACGCGGCGTGTTGTGGCAGGAAATGGGGCCGATCAGGAGATGAAATTAACGCCTTGTTTCAGCACCAGATCGCAGGCTTTGGTTTTCACCTGTTTCGCCAGAGATGAGTTGCCAAGGGTGCTCAGATTCAGCTGCTGACCATTTTGCGCGTTCAGCAGACCCTGAATGCCGTCCATGTAGTTGGTGTCGGCTTTCTGCTCCTGGGTGTCCAGACCCAGCTTACCGAGCACCTGGTTTTTCACATTTTGCGCATCGGTCACGGAAGCCAGCTTTTGCTTCGCACAGTATTCCAGGATGCCTGCTGCGTTGTTCATGGTGCCGGCACTCAGACTCTGGGAGCTATTGCCCAGCAGGCTGGTGAGGGAAGAGGCTGACAGCCCGCCCTGAGTGCTGCCGCTCTCTTTGGTGAGTTCGCTGGCGGCGCTGGAAAGGGACTCCTGCCATGACGCGGCATGGGCCATGCCGGTGACCAGCAGGGCGCCTAAAAGTGTGCTGAAAAGAATCTGTTTTTTCATAATGGCTTTCTCAAAAAGGTCCGTTTTGGGCCGGAAGGGGTCCAGTATATACCTCCGCTCCGGCGGCGATTCCTGGAACTGTCTTAATACTCTTTACCGGTGACGCGGCTGCGATAGCTTTCCCAGTCAAAGATGACGTAGAGGCTGTTGCCCAGCTTCATGCGATCCATCACGCGCTCGCCCAGTAAGCGGGTCATCTCGTCGATATTGTGGTTGGTCAGCATGCCGGTGGGACGCTTGGAAGAAGAGCGGCGATCGACAATCTGGTTAATGATCACCTTTTCATAGCGGGATTCGGTTTGAACACCGATCTCGTCAATAACCAGCAAATCCACATTGCTCAGATCGTTAAGCAGCTGCTCTTCGCTGGTTTCACGGTTGCTGAAGGTATCTTTCATGGCAGACATGATATCGGCCACGGTAATGATTAACACCGATTTCCCGCGCAGAAGCAGTTCGTTGCAGATGGCGGCGGCCAGGTGATTTTTACCGGTACCGGGCTTACCGCTGAAGATAAAGCTGGCGATGTTGCCGTCGAATTCGTCCACGTACTGCCGGGCGGCGGCCAGGGCGTTCATCTGCCCGTTGGTCTCAATTTTATAGTTATCGAATGAGCAGTTCTGATGCAGGGGGCGAATACCGGAGCGGTTAAAGGTACGCTGCATTTTCATCGCCCGGTTTTCACGGGCGAGGGCGGCAGCGCGGATCTCACCCTGTTCTTTTTGCCACGCCAGAAGTTCTTCACCCGTTGTGAAGGCAGGCTTCACATTGGCTGGCATCATCTTTTGCAGTCGTTTCATCAGGTCGCCGACGTTTTTCATTTCGCACCTCGGAATCCATTAGGGATCTGTTTATCCGGTTCTGAAAAAGCGTTGATATCGCGTTTTGGCTGGCCGTTATTGCTGGCGCGGTTAATTTGCAGATGGCGGGCGAGCTTTTGCTGCCACTGAATGTGGGTGAAGACTTTGCCTTCTGCCTGCCACCAGGCAATAAAGGCGGCAAGCTCCTCAGGGGTAGCCGGTTGCGTCAGCGCAATGCCCCACAATGCCGCCTGCCGCTGGAAATCCACATCCGGATGCCAGCCCGCGTACAGGGCAAATTTCCCCATCGGCACCGTGACGGGGGCGTTACCCGGCTCTTCAAAGAACTGGTTATCGAGCGTGACGTCACTTGCCGGGCGCGACAACCGCGCTTCTATCTCCAGAAGCTGCGCCAGACGCTCCGGGGTGAGGGCGTAAAACGCCGGGGCGTTGTCGGCCAACACTGCAAGCGTGCCGCCTTCGGCGTGCGTCAACACACCGCTGGGATCGCGCATAAAGGCATCAATACCAGCAATGCTGGTGGTCAGAATTCTGGAGGACATAACGCTTTCTCTACTGATTACTACGGGCGTGATATGGGCTTATGGTAGCACAGAGAGGATGAGGGAATGGAGGGGATTTCCCCGGTGGCGCTGCGCTTACCGGGGCTACAGTCGTAGGCCTGATAAGCGCAGCGCCATCAGGCATTTATCACGCGATGATATTCAGGGTCACGTCGATGTTGCCGCGGGTCGCGTTAGAGTACGGGCACACAATGTGCGCCGCATCCACCAGTTTTTTGGCTTCTGCAGGATCCATACCTTCAACGTGAATGTTCAGTTTGGCTTCGATACCAAAACCGGTTGGCAGTGGACCAATTCCCACTTCACCTTCAATGAAGGCCTCTTTTGGCAGCGTAAATTTGTCGCGTGCAGCCACAAATTTCATCGCCCCCAGGAAACAGGCAGAGTAGCCGGCAGCAAACAGCTGTTCAGGGTTGGTCACTTCGCCACCCATGCCGCCCATCTCTTTTGGCACACCCAGTTTGACGTCCAGGACGCCATCGGAAGAGGTTGCGCGGCCGTCACGGCCTCCGGTCGCTTTTGCTTTGGCAGTGTAGACAACTTTTTCTAAAGACATGGCAGGTTCCTCATCTTACGTTAGTGCGTGCTATTAAATAGCACGCGATGTATCGGGGTAAATAAATACGCGTAAAGTATAGCCTTACGCGTGATGTAACTGATGTCGCAAAAGTTCAAGCTGCTGCTTGAGTGCCAGCATGGTGTCAGTGTCACATTGCGCTGCGCATCCCACCGCGTGAGGGATCCCGGAGGCCTGCTGCTGCAGCTCACGTCCCGCATCGCTCAGCGTGACGGCAACCTGGCGTTCGTCTTTACGCGAACGCTGACGGTTGATCAGCCCGGCGCTTTCCAGACGCTTCAACAGCGGCGTCAGGGTGGCAGAGTCAAGGAACAGCCGCTCACCGATGTCCGACACCGTAATGTCATCCTGCTCCCACAGTACCAGCATCACCAGGTATTGCGGGTAGGTCAGGTTCAGCGGTGCCAGCAGTTGCCGGTACAGCTTGTTAAGCGCCAGGTTTGCCGAATAGAGGGCAAAACAGAGCTGGTTATCCAGCAGAAGCGCGTTGGTGGTGTCGTTCGTTTTTGCGTTCATGAGTTGAATATAGATAGTGCACGATATAATTGCAAGCAATTTTATGGACAGGTATAACGAAGCGCCACCTGAACGGCCATTTTCCGGTAGTGCTGGCGCTGAGCCTGCTCGTCTGCTCCCTCTTCAAACAGCAGCGTAAAGGTGTAACTGTTGGCAACATAGTGGAAGCTGAAGCTGCTGATCAGGCGGTGAAGATCCCGCGGGTCAACCGACTGGCTGAACAGCTGCTTTTCTTTTCCGCGCCGCAGGATATCGTCGAGCAGATCGAGCGCGCTGCGGTTGACCTGGCGCAGGTAGCTGGATTGCTGCATAAAGCGACCACGCTGCATGTTCTCCATGCAGATAATACGAATGTAATCCGGGTGGTCTGCGTGGTAGTCAAAGGTGGCTTCCACCAGGTGCACCAGCGCTTCAACCGGCGGTATGTCTGCAAGGCTGAGCGCTTTTTCACTGGCGCGGATCCGGGTGTAGACGTACTCAAGAACGAGAAGGTAAAGATTTTCTTTGTTCTTAAAATGGTAAACCACCATCCGTTTCGTGGTGCCTGCTTTCTCTGCGATCTGCTCCATGCGGGCGCCGTTCAACCCATATTCAGCAAAAAGGGCGATAGCGCTCTGAAAGATTTTTTCCTTCAGGCTGGATTCTTCACTGTGCTCAGGGAGTTCGCTGCCAGGGTTTGCCACATCCTTTCCTTATCGTCACTAAACGGAATAGAAAGATTATCCCCATGGCAGCGAAATAACACAAACATCAAACGCGCGGGCGTTTGCGGTAAAGCCACAGCCCCGGGATCGACAACCCGATAGAGAGTGCGCCAACAATAGATGAGGCCTTAAGAAAGTTGCTCAGAAGCAGGATCATTTGTGGCTCGGTGTAGCCAAAGTGGCTGATTTTTACCGCTGAAATCATGGCCGTATAGGCTGAAATGCCGGGGAACATCGGGATGACGGCCGCGACGGTGAACACCTTAGGGTGCGCCAGATACCAGCGCGACCACTGAATACCAATGCTGCCGACCAGCATGGAGGCCATAAAAGTTGACCACTCGATGTTAAAACCAGCGGTCATCATGATCATTCTCGAGCCATGACCGATGGCGCCCAGCAGCGCACACCATGGCAAAGCGCGCTGCGGGACGTTGAAGACCATCGCAAAGCCGACGGCGGGAATGGCGGCCAGGATCATGTCCTGCATCAGTGCCAGCAGAAACGTTATCACGCCCATCCGCGTAACCCCCACAGCGTCATGGCCATCACTACGCCGATACAGGTTGCCAGCGTAAGCAGGCTGGCAATCGCCCAGCGCGCCAGACCGGTATTGATGTGCCCTTTAAACATATCGGCAACGGCGTTAATCAGCGGGAAGCCCGGAACCAGCAGGAGCACGCTGGCGGCCATGGCAATGGTGGGCGTGTTGGCAAACTGCGGCAGGCGCAGCAGCAGCCCCGACACCGTGGTGGCAACAAACGCGGTGATGCAGAAGTTAATTTGTGGGTGCAACTGCCGGTGCGTCAGTACCTGGCGTACATACATGGCGATGCTGCTGGCGCAGAAGGTCACGAACGCGCCGTCCCAGCCCCCTTTATTGAGCTTACAAAAACAGGCGCACGATAACCCCACCATCAACACCACCAGCCAGCGCGGATAACGTAGGGGTTTAATTGGCTTTGTTGAATAAATCGAACTTTTGCTGAGTTGAAGGATCAGATCACGTATCTTCCCGACAACGCAGACCGTTCCGTGGCAAAGCAAAAGTTCAAAATCACCAACTGGCCCACCTACAATAAAGCCCTCATCAACCGTGGCTCCATAACTTTCTGGCTGGATGATGAAGCTATTCAGGCCTGGTATGAGTCAGCAACACCTTCTTCACGAGGCAGACCTCAGCGCTATTCTGACCTTGCCATCACTACTGTGCTGGTCATTAAACGCGTATTCAGGCTGACCCTGCGGGCTGCGCAGGGCTTTTATTGATTCCATTTTTTTCTCTGATGAACGTTCCGCTACGCTGCCCGGATTACAGCTGTGTCAGCAGGCGGGCAAAGTCGGTTAATGTCAGTTTCAAAACGCCCACCCGGGGTGAAATCGCACACCTGGTAATTGATTCCACCGGGCTGAAGGTCTTCGGTGAAGGCGAGTGGAAAGTCAAAAAGCATGGCCAGGAACGCCGCCGTATCTGGCGTAAGCTGCATCTCGCCGTTGACAGTAAAACACATGAAATCATCTGCGCTGACCTGTCGCTGAACAACGTTACGGACTCAGAGGCCTTCCCCGGGTTAATCCGGCAAACCCACCGGAAAATCAGGTCAGCCGCCGCCGATGGCGCTTACGATACCCGGCTATGTCACGATGAACTGCGGCGTAAGAAAATCAGCGCGCTTATCCCTCCCCGAAAAGGTGCGGGTTACTGGCCCGGTGAATATGCAGACCGTAACCGTGCAGTGGCTAATCAGCGAATGACCGGGAGTAATGCGCGGTGGAAATGGACAACAGATTACAACCGTCGCTCGATAGCGGAAACGGCGATGTACCGGGTAAAACAGCTGTTCGGGGGTTCACTGACGCTGCGTGACTACGATGGTCAGGTTGCGGAGGCTATGGCCCTGGTACGAGCGCTGAACAAAATGACGAAAGCAGGTATACCTGAAAGCGTGCGTATTGCCTGAAAACACAACCCGCTACGGGGGAGACTTACCCGAAATCTGATTTATTCAACAAAGCCGGTTTAATTTGGTTGAACCGTTTTTCTATCTCTTTCAGGTCGAGCAGCTTATGTTCAGCCAGAATGACGATGTGCTGCACTTCGGTTACCACATGCATATTAATGCCGCGGTCGTGGTTTTTACGGGTAGAGGTGAGGCACTGGCCATCTTTGATAGTGGTCAGCACGATAGCGTTCGATGAAATCGCGCTTTCGACGCTATCCATCCCCAATGCCAGCCCCAGACGCGTCGAAAGCTCCTCGACCAGGGCGCTTTCCGCCCCGTGCTGGAGCAGGAAAAGTCCGCACTGAATACACAGCCGCGTGGTGGCACGCTGCATCGTTATTTCTGCCTGCATGTAGTGTCCCGAAGTGTTGGTGAGTCGCTTGCCTGTTGGCCCCTGATGCTTACTTTTAGCACAGAGTGCGGTATCCCTTGCTCTGGGTCAGATCAAGATTCCTGCAAACAGTTGCAGCCCGGTTCGCGAAAGAGAATGAGGTTTAAATATAAATGCGATGAATTTATATGATTCGAAATATAGAATATTTATATTAAGTTATTCTTATTTTATATTTTCATTATTTTAATGCTCTTGCAATTAAATTTAATTGCGCTTTGTGAGATATTAGCGTTGTTTTAGGCCTTTCTTAAGCTAAGAACATATCTCATCTTCTGCTTGTATTAATCAGTCTACACTCAGGGACGAAAAAACATAAATCTTGATGCGTTTAGACGCTACTCATCAAATGAAAAATGGACACGGAGGGTCTATGTTGTCATTGAATGGTAAACATGGCGTAGTTATTAGCAGGGTACCCGTTATGCAAAACGGGTTAGGCAGCGTTATGGCAAACCATTTCCCAGAATTTGAATTGACTTATTGTCGTTCGCTGCAGGAGTTAACGTTACTTCAGCTTCGCCGGGCTAATGTCATTATTGCTGATATTTCAGGTGAATACAGGAAACCCCGGGGAACGTTAGAAGAATATTACAACTTACTGAACCAATACCGGGATATTCACTGGATTTTTATGGTCTCTCGTCCCCTTTATCCCATTGCAGTGGAACTGCTTATGCGCCCGGAAAGCACGTTGCTTTCTGAAATGGAACCGATTGAAGGCGTGATTAATGCTATTCGTGCAGGTAGCGAGCGGGCAGAGCGGATAAGCCAGACGTTATTGTCTCCTGAACCCGCCGAGGCGGAAACCGAAGACGAACCGTTTGTTGCGCTGACCCACTCTGAACGAAAAGTGTTACGCCTGCTAGGTAAGGGCTGGGGAATTAACCAAATTGCTACCTTGCTCAAGAAGAGCAACAAAACGATCAGTGCGCAGAAAAACAGTGCGATGCGACGGTTGTCGCTGCGCAGCAATGCCGATATGTACGCCTGGATTAACAGTGCACAGGGAATGAGAGAGCTGAGTTTAATGTCAGCCTATGGAGAGTATGAGGAATGGAAAAAACCGATACACCAGGACATATCGCTGTCATCGAAAATTGCACAATGAGTGCCGTTGGGCTGCAGCATCTTTTTGCGATGCCGATGCTCAGCCATTATCGACTGCACCTCTTCAGTCAGTTCGAAAGCTTTAAAAAGGCGCTGACCAATATCTCTTTTTTCTCGGTGATCTATTCGCTCTCGGATGCGCGTGAAGAGCGTCGTAACTGCCTGGCTTCCCTGCGGGATCTCGCTTTCACCCATAGCGATATTCAGCGAATTGTACTTGCGTCTGATGACATGGAAGCGCGCCTGATAAGCCATCTGTCGCCTTCTCGTCTGCATGGCATTGTGAGTAAATCGGTACCGCTGAGCCACCTGCAGGAGGAGCTGGTGGTGCTATTGAGAGAGACGCATCATATCAATGACAATATGCTGAACCACTGGTATGTCAATCAAAACAGATTGTTAAGCCCAACAGAGCGGGCGATATTGCGGTATATGTCTTTCGGGTTTTCCATTCCTGAAATCGCGACACAACTTGAACGCAATATTAAAACCATCCGCGCGCACAAGTTTAATGCGATGGTGAAACTGGGGGTGAATTCTGACGTAGGGCTGCTTGATGCGGCGGATATTCTTACTCATCTTCCGGCAAGAGACATGCGCTGTTCGGTGTCAGGCTCGCCGGCATTTTTATAATCGGTGATTTTTTGATGCGCCAGATACATTCTGGCACATCAATTAAATGCATACATCGACCCACTTTGCGGACGTCAGCTCAGCCATCCGGTCTGGAGAAATGCGTACGGCGCTGTGGATGGCACCTGCGGCGGGCAGCACTTCCGCGTACTGTTTTAACGAAATATCGCAGTAAACAGAAAGTGGGTTTTCCAGCCCGAACGGACAGACTCCCCCGACGGGATGGCCTGTAATCGTCACCACTTCATCACTACTGAGCATGCGCGCTTTTGCACCAAAGGTATCTTTCAGTTTTTTGTTGTCCAGACGCGCATCGCCTTTCGCCACTACCAGAATCACCTCATTTTTTACTTTTAGCGATAATGTCTTGGCGATTTGACCCGGCTCAACGCGATGAGCGGCAGCAGCCAGCGCAACGGTCGCGGTACTTTGACTCAGTTCAATGATTTCTATATCCGGCGCGTTGTCGGCAAAAAACTGCTGTACAGACTGCAAACTCATTGTTTCCTCCTGACAAATATCCTGCGTAATCTGTCATAAGAATTTATCTGCTGTAAATATCTCTTAAGTAACAAATATCCAACATGGCCGATTTCTGGATCGCCTTCACATTCACGGAAACCGGTTACAG is a window encoding:
- a CDS encoding GNAT family N-acetyltransferase, whose translation is MRVGLNITVRPTRPGDVTALPAIERAAGERFRDYPELAWLAEGDVISAEQHLDYAERGLSWLALANDQPVGFILAELHVSSLFIVELSVHLDWQGKGIGRRLIACVADQARKRGLASLTLTTFRDVPWNAPFYARLGFEMITTLTPELREKREEEMAHGLAYDARCAMRLPL
- the opgB gene encoding phosphatidylglycerol--membrane-oligosaccharide glycerophosphotransferase, encoding MSELMSLALFLASIGVYAWKAGRNTWWFIATLVVLGIFIVLNITLYASDYFTGDGINDAVLYTLTNSLTGAGVGKYILPGLGLVLALVTIFGALAWVLRRRRHLPHHHGYSLLALFLALASVDASPAFHQITELVKSQSRDGDPDFVAYYKEPSKTIANPKLNLVYIYGESLERTYFDNDAFPNLTPDLGALKNEGLDFSHTMQLPGTDYTIAGMVASQCGIPLFAPFEGNASASMSSFFPQNICLGDILKNSGYENYFVQGANLRFAGKDVFLKSHGFDHLYGSEELKTTVADPTYRNDWGFYDDTVLEETWKKFEELSRAGKRFSLFALTVDTHHPDGFVSRTCKRKRYDIDGKDNKSFSAVTCSQEHIAALVQKIKTSPWFKNTVIVVSSDHLAMKNSAWDQLNKQDRSNLFFVLRGDTPQQEVIATKRNSMDNGATVLDILGGDNFIGLGRSTLSGQSLSEVFLNMKEKILAWKPDIIRLWNFPKEMKDFTIDQDKKTIAFSGSHFRLPLLLRVSDNRVEPLPESEYSAPLRFQLAEFAPRDNFVWVDKCYKMGQLWSPPLALSTDWCVSQGQLGGEQTVQHVDKPVWKGKTAFRDTVIDTARYQRNIDMLKIVDNDIRYKADSFIFNVAGAPEEVKQFSGISRPESWGRWSNAQLGNEVKIEYAHPLPQKFDLVITAKAYGANANRPVPVRVGDSEQTLTLGNEVTTTTLHFDNPSRSNTLVIVPPEPQSTNEGNILGHSPRELGIGMVEIKIVGNAG
- a CDS encoding DUF2501 domain-containing protein; this encodes MKKQILFSTLLGALLVTGMAHAASWQESLSSAASELTKESGSTQGGLSASSLTSLLGNSSQSLSAGTMNNAAGILEYCAKQKLASVTDAQNVKNQVLGKLGLDTQEQKADTNYMDGIQGLLNAQNGQQLNLSTLGNSSLAKQVKTKACDLVLKQGVNFIS
- the dnaC gene encoding DNA replication protein DnaC; its protein translation is MKNVGDLMKRLQKMMPANVKPAFTTGEELLAWQKEQGEIRAAALARENRAMKMQRTFNRSGIRPLHQNCSFDNYKIETNGQMNALAAARQYVDEFDGNIASFIFSGKPGTGKNHLAAAICNELLLRGKSVLIITVADIMSAMKDTFSNRETSEEQLLNDLSNVDLLVIDEIGVQTESRYEKVIINQIVDRRSSSKRPTGMLTNHNIDEMTRLLGERVMDRMKLGNSLYVIFDWESYRSRVTGKEY
- the dnaT gene encoding primosomal protein DnaT; translation: MSSRILTTSIAGIDAFMRDPSGVLTHAEGGTLAVLADNAPAFYALTPERLAQLLEIEARLSRPASDVTLDNQFFEEPGNAPVTVPMGKFALYAGWHPDVDFQRQAALWGIALTQPATPEELAAFIAWWQAEGKVFTHIQWQQKLARHLQINRASNNGQPKRDINAFSEPDKQIPNGFRGAK
- a CDS encoding organic hydroperoxide resistance protein; this encodes MSLEKVVYTAKAKATGGRDGRATSSDGVLDVKLGVPKEMGGMGGEVTNPEQLFAAGYSACFLGAMKFVAARDKFTLPKEAFIEGEVGIGPLPTGFGIEAKLNIHVEGMDPAEAKKLVDAAHIVCPYSNATRGNIDVTLNIIA
- a CDS encoding MarR family winged helix-turn-helix transcriptional regulator is translated as MNAKTNDTTNALLLDNQLCFALYSANLALNKLYRQLLAPLNLTYPQYLVMLVLWEQDDITVSDIGERLFLDSATLTPLLKRLESAGLINRQRSRKDERQVAVTLSDAGRELQQQASGIPHAVGCAAQCDTDTMLALKQQLELLRHQLHHA
- a CDS encoding TetR family transcriptional regulator, which encodes MANPGSELPEHSEESSLKEKIFQSAIALFAEYGLNGARMEQIAEKAGTTKRMVVYHFKNKENLYLLVLEYVYTRIRASEKALSLADIPPVEALVHLVEATFDYHADHPDYIRIICMENMQRGRFMQQSSYLRQVNRSALDLLDDILRRGKEKQLFSQSVDPRDLHRLISSFSFHYVANSYTFTLLFEEGADEQAQRQHYRKMAVQVALRYTCP
- a CDS encoding threonine/serine exporter, whose product is MGVITFLLALMQDMILAAIPAVGFAMVFNVPQRALPWCALLGAIGHGSRMIMMTAGFNIEWSTFMASMLVGSIGIQWSRWYLAHPKVFTVAAVIPMFPGISAYTAMISAVKISHFGYTEPQMILLLSNFLKASSIVGALSIGLSIPGLWLYRKRPRV
- a CDS encoding helix-turn-helix transcriptional regulator; translated protein: MLSLNGKHGVVISRVPVMQNGLGSVMANHFPEFELTYCRSLQELTLLQLRRANVIIADISGEYRKPRGTLEEYYNLLNQYRDIHWIFMVSRPLYPIAVELLMRPESTLLSEMEPIEGVINAIRAGSERAERISQTLLSPEPAEAETEDEPFVALTHSERKVLRLLGKGWGINQIATLLKKSNKTISAQKNSAMRRLSLRSNADMYAWINSAQGMRELSLMSAYGEYEEWKKPIHQDISLSSKIAQ
- the bglJ gene encoding DNA-binding transcriptional activator BglJ gives rise to the protein MSAVGLQHLFAMPMLSHYRLHLFSQFESFKKALTNISFFSVIYSLSDAREERRNCLASLRDLAFTHSDIQRIVLASDDMEARLISHLSPSRLHGIVSKSVPLSHLQEELVVLLRETHHINDNMLNHWYVNQNRLLSPTERAILRYMSFGFSIPEIATQLERNIKTIRAHKFNAMVKLGVNSDVGLLDAADILTHLPARDMRCSVSGSPAFL
- a CDS encoding YbaK/EbsC family protein is translated as MSLQSVQQFFADNAPDIEIIELSQSTATVALAAAAHRVEPGQIAKTLSLKVKNEVILVVAKGDARLDNKKLKDTFGAKARMLSSDEVVTITGHPVGGVCPFGLENPLSVYCDISLKQYAEVLPAAGAIHSAVRISPDRMAELTSAKWVDVCI